One Candidatus Scalindua japonica DNA segment encodes these proteins:
- a CDS encoding dihydrodipicolinate synthase family protein has translation MKIEGVFPPVTTPFDDNGCVAHNQLEENINRWNDTDVAGYLILGSNSESVFLTEEEKLEVVKTARKSIPPSKIMLAGTGLESTENTIEFTKKAADCGADVAVIITPHFFKSNMSHDAFMKHYLMIADISHIPVLLYNVPAFTSLNMGARTASALSSHENIIGIKDSSGNVEQLSEIISLTAEEEFCVLTGSSIALYPSLCIGASGGIMAIACAIPEKCSGIIRLYKEGNHTEAKELQLRLIGPSIAVTSLYGVPGLKAAMDLFGYHGGLPRLPLLPVTEREINTIKDTFMNAGFL, from the coding sequence ATGAAGATTGAAGGAGTTTTCCCACCCGTCACGACTCCTTTCGATGATAATGGCTGCGTAGCGCATAACCAGCTTGAAGAGAACATTAACCGATGGAACGATACTGACGTTGCCGGATATCTGATATTGGGTTCTAACAGTGAATCTGTTTTCTTAACCGAAGAGGAGAAGCTTGAAGTAGTCAAAACTGCAAGAAAATCAATTCCGCCATCAAAGATAATGCTGGCAGGTACCGGTCTCGAATCTACCGAAAATACAATTGAGTTTACTAAAAAAGCTGCTGATTGTGGAGCTGATGTAGCGGTAATTATCACACCACACTTTTTCAAAAGTAATATGTCGCATGACGCATTCATGAAGCATTACCTTATGATTGCAGATATCTCTCACATTCCGGTTTTACTCTATAATGTACCTGCATTTACCAGTCTTAATATGGGAGCCAGGACTGCATCTGCACTTTCATCACATGAAAACATAATCGGGATTAAGGATAGTTCGGGAAATGTTGAACAACTTTCTGAGATTATCAGTTTGACCGCAGAGGAAGAGTTTTGTGTCCTTACCGGCAGCAGCATTGCTCTTTATCCATCCCTATGCATTGGCGCTTCAGGTGGTATCATGGCAATTGCCTGTGCAATACCAGAAAAATGTTCCGGAATAATCAGATTATATAAAGAAGGTAATCATACGGAAGCAAAGGAGTTGCAATTACGGCTGATTGGGCCGTCTATTGCCGTAACCTCCTTGTATGGCGTTCCGGGGTTAAAGGCGGCCATGGATCTATTCGGATACCACGGTGGACTTCCCAGGTTACCGCTTCTGCCTGTTACAGAGAGAGAAATCAATACGATAAAAGATACTTTTATGAATGCCGGTTTTCTATGA
- the ribD gene encoding bifunctional diaminohydroxyphosphoribosylaminopyrimidine deaminase/5-amino-6-(5-phosphoribosylamino)uracil reductase RibD encodes MKKDTFDDNYYMRMAIRLARKGIGKTSPNPMVGAVIVAKGEVIGQGYHKRCGDHHAEINAINSAKQNINGSTFYITLEPCSHYGRTPPCVDALIKETPGRVVVGSLDPNPEVNGKGIKILRSKGIKVDVGILEHECMRLNKYYFKFVKTGMPYITVKYAQTLDGRIATRGGDSQWISSEASRKYVHRLRSINGGIMVGAGTVTADNPQLTVRHVKGKNPFRIIVDSRLRIPIKSSVLTDANSHLTIIATTSSAPAVKIAAVEKLGVEVWVVKKERNGRVSLRDLLRKLGKREIMSVLVEGGSEIVTSLLKAGLVDKMIIPIAPKIVGKGLESIGDLNINKINNSIKFSSFKTMKKGDDIVFEGTIK; translated from the coding sequence ATGAAGAAAGATACTTTCGATGATAATTATTATATGAGAATGGCTATCCGTCTTGCCAGGAAGGGTATTGGCAAGACCAGTCCAAATCCGATGGTTGGTGCTGTAATTGTTGCTAAAGGAGAGGTCATTGGACAAGGCTACCACAAACGATGCGGTGATCACCATGCCGAAATTAATGCCATAAACAGTGCGAAACAAAATATCAATGGTTCAACCTTCTACATTACATTAGAACCTTGCAGCCACTATGGGAGAACACCGCCCTGTGTAGACGCGTTAATAAAAGAGACTCCCGGAAGAGTAGTAGTCGGCTCTCTCGACCCAAACCCCGAAGTAAATGGCAAGGGTATTAAAATCCTGAGATCAAAAGGTATAAAGGTTGACGTTGGGATACTAGAACATGAATGCATGAGGTTAAATAAATATTACTTTAAATTTGTTAAAACAGGGATGCCTTACATAACTGTTAAGTATGCCCAGACGCTGGATGGAAGAATCGCTACCAGGGGTGGAGATTCACAATGGATAAGTTCTGAAGCATCACGCAAGTATGTCCATCGCCTACGTAGCATTAATGGGGGCATTATGGTTGGCGCAGGCACCGTTACTGCCGATAATCCACAATTAACAGTAAGACATGTGAAAGGGAAGAACCCCTTTCGTATAATAGTTGACAGCAGACTTCGAATACCCATAAAATCATCTGTACTGACAGATGCCAATTCTCATCTGACTATTATTGCCACAACTTCCAGTGCTCCTGCCGTGAAAATAGCTGCAGTTGAAAAACTGGGAGTTGAAGTATGGGTAGTGAAAAAAGAGAGAAACGGCAGAGTCAGCCTCAGAGATCTCTTGAGAAAACTCGGCAAAAGAGAGATTATGTCAGTACTGGTAGAGGGAGGATCTGAAATAGTTACCTCACTACTCAAAGCAGGTCTTGTTGATAAGATGATAATACCAATAGCTCCCAAGATTGTAGGAAAGGGACTGGAATCCATAGGAGATCTTAATATAAATAAGATAAACAACTCCATCAAGTTTTCATCGTTTAAGACAATGAAAAAAGGTGATGACATTGTCTTTGAGGGAACGATAAAATAA
- a CDS encoding PilZ domain-containing protein has translation MLSKVIYPNRRRRQRINGEFEVSFPDQIKGRTKNVSAHGASFEVITDNPDTFSPGAVITLEIATPNTTLDSKMRKLRLSGKGVIISREVIEKTTGCRVKLNIAVQFKEKLNFWVPSNN, from the coding sequence ATGCTGTCAAAAGTAATATACCCTAACAGGAGACGAAGGCAGAGAATTAATGGAGAATTTGAAGTATCTTTTCCAGATCAAATAAAAGGCAGAACAAAAAATGTAAGCGCCCATGGCGCTTCCTTTGAAGTAATAACTGATAATCCGGATACATTTTCTCCGGGAGCAGTAATCACTCTTGAAATAGCAACACCTAACACAACACTTGATTCTAAGATGAGAAAACTCCGTCTTAGCGGAAAAGGAGTAATTATCAGTAGAGAGGTAATCGAGAAAACCACGGGTTGTCGCGTTAAATTAAACATAGCTGTCCAGTTCAAGGAGAAGCTCAATTTCTGGGTACCTTCCAATAATTAG
- a CDS encoding bacteriohemerythrin, with protein MIKWDDKYSVGLSCIDEEHKKFIDIINKVIHAKQRIDNSKELTSILNEMNSYVLTHFANEEANMIKSNYPDYENHKKEHQGFYMQLMALHDSVSKSGPQLACEILEHLKNWLVNHIEGTDRKYIKCFKEHGLK; from the coding sequence ATGATTAAATGGGACGACAAATATAGTGTGGGTCTATCATGTATTGATGAAGAACACAAGAAATTCATTGATATTATTAATAAAGTTATCCATGCTAAACAACGTATTGACAACTCAAAGGAGCTAACTTCGATATTAAACGAAATGAATAGTTATGTTCTTACCCATTTTGCAAATGAAGAGGCTAACATGATAAAGTCCAATTATCCGGATTATGAAAATCACAAAAAAGAACATCAGGGATTTTATATGCAGCTAATGGCATTGCACGACAGTGTGTCAAAAAGCGGTCCTCAACTTGCGTGTGAAATACTGGAACATTTGAAAAACTGGTTAGTTAACCACATAGAAGGTACAGACAGAAAATACATCAAATGTTTTAAGGAACATGGCCTCAAATAA
- a CDS encoding tetratricopeptide repeat protein, translating into MNIMKKVILLIVVSFLFSYSCLAQTDKEHLKTAEEHFKRGDAFLTRKLIPDAIVELKKAIPLLKEDQLQLKVDIYVALANAYNWKGTHKAAITACNKALDINPDNANAHYNLGFAYREEGDSELAEKEFALFDKLLKQEGEYIEIPENPKSENIEKVIALGDKYFKEGRLDEAIVEYQNAIDIKPRNDIFNKLGQVHQQKRSAGKPEDSSPKIDMFEGKDKIDKAPDLTESEKIAQEASIEKLLRKGASFYDEGMIEKAIDAFKKVLTIDPEEPEAQYNLGNAYADKGMFDEAITMYKKAIDNNPEYVDAYLNLSTLYLDMDLIDDAITLCKQAASANPDDAFLYFHLGEAYALNLQYKEAITAYNNAMLINPMDPETQYRLAESYYKTEQFALAIKHATRAEELGYITEPDFMSDLKKKTGTE; encoded by the coding sequence ATGAATATAATGAAAAAAGTAATACTTCTTATAGTAGTGAGTTTTTTGTTTTCCTATTCATGTTTAGCGCAAACAGATAAAGAGCATTTAAAAACAGCTGAAGAACATTTTAAAAGAGGTGATGCATTTCTTACCAGAAAACTCATTCCCGATGCAATAGTTGAACTAAAAAAGGCCATACCACTACTCAAAGAAGATCAACTTCAACTGAAGGTTGACATTTACGTGGCTCTCGCAAATGCATATAACTGGAAGGGTACACACAAAGCCGCAATTACCGCCTGTAATAAAGCGCTGGACATCAATCCTGATAATGCCAATGCGCATTATAATCTGGGTTTTGCTTATCGAGAAGAGGGAGACAGTGAACTTGCAGAAAAAGAATTTGCGCTTTTTGATAAATTATTGAAGCAGGAAGGTGAATATATAGAAATCCCGGAAAACCCTAAATCGGAGAATATTGAAAAGGTTATTGCTCTCGGTGACAAATATTTTAAAGAAGGCAGACTTGATGAAGCTATTGTCGAATACCAGAACGCCATCGATATTAAGCCCCGTAACGATATTTTTAATAAACTTGGACAGGTCCATCAACAAAAAAGATCTGCAGGCAAACCAGAAGACTCGTCTCCAAAAATAGATATGTTTGAAGGTAAGGACAAAATCGATAAAGCACCAGACCTGACAGAGTCAGAAAAGATCGCACAGGAAGCTTCAATTGAAAAACTATTGAGAAAAGGCGCATCGTTTTATGATGAAGGTATGATTGAAAAGGCAATTGATGCATTTAAAAAGGTGCTCACAATTGACCCTGAGGAGCCGGAAGCTCAATATAACCTTGGCAATGCCTATGCGGATAAGGGAATGTTTGATGAGGCCATAACGATGTATAAAAAAGCAATAGATAACAATCCTGAATATGTAGATGCATACCTGAATCTGAGTACGCTATATTTAGATATGGATTTAATAGATGATGCAATCACCTTATGCAAACAAGCCGCAAGTGCTAATCCGGATGATGCATTCCTCTACTTCCACCTTGGCGAAGCATACGCCTTGAATCTCCAATATAAAGAGGCAATAACCGCGTACAACAACGCTATGTTGATAAACCCTATGGACCCGGAAACACAATATCGGTTGGCCGAGTCTTATTATAAAACCGAACAGTTTGCTTTGGCGATAAAACACGCGACACGAGCTGAGGAACTGGGATACATAACCGAACCAGACTTTATGTCCGATTTGAAGAAAAAAACCGGCACTGAATAA
- a CDS encoding DUF1858 domain-containing protein — protein sequence MVLLCSVMNLFMDGYMLIAGTNDIPQTFYSPFVHVFLMGFVFMFIFAVNIRTVYAFLDVGTARTGAINTTFWIINITIPLYFLAHSLSYKFPFLIKISNVTIYLVAFSILLFVYGIRIFEKSTRELDDVVMDRSYSKTIRTAYVWLIIGVLILGAKPLFAPFSEAQYLFHGAANHALTVGFITLMIIGYASKMVPTFKGVGMHSIKLANFSFYLLNIGCFLRVYTQIMIGLSHSENFYYSLIGFSGWIELTAIGIFGYNVWKTMNAEDEDVDEPEERLTEITGDTNIAQAIDHYPEILEVFLEFGFKQLASPAARKTVAKMFTIKQATKIHPVNIDTLLKALNERINK from the coding sequence ATGGTTCTGCTCTGTAGTGTAATGAACTTGTTTATGGACGGATATATGCTTATAGCAGGTACAAACGATATCCCACAGACATTTTACAGTCCGTTTGTTCATGTATTTCTCATGGGATTTGTTTTCATGTTCATATTTGCCGTAAATATAAGAACTGTATACGCCTTCCTTGATGTAGGTACTGCCAGGACCGGTGCTATAAACACAACATTCTGGATCATAAATATTACTATACCTTTATATTTTTTAGCTCATTCATTAAGTTATAAATTCCCGTTTTTGATAAAAATTTCGAATGTTACCATTTATCTGGTTGCATTCAGTATTTTACTCTTCGTTTATGGTATAAGGATATTTGAGAAATCCACACGGGAACTCGATGATGTTGTAATGGATAGAAGCTATTCTAAAACTATCAGGACCGCTTATGTCTGGTTAATTATTGGTGTGCTTATTCTTGGGGCAAAACCGCTCTTTGCGCCATTTTCAGAAGCCCAATATCTGTTCCATGGTGCGGCCAATCACGCTCTGACAGTCGGGTTTATAACGTTGATGATAATAGGATACGCCTCAAAGATGGTCCCCACTTTTAAGGGTGTGGGAATGCACAGCATAAAGCTTGCAAATTTTTCGTTTTATCTATTAAACATCGGGTGTTTCCTCCGTGTTTATACTCAGATAATGATCGGGCTTTCACACTCGGAAAATTTTTACTACTCTCTCATAGGATTTTCAGGCTGGATAGAATTGACAGCGATCGGCATCTTCGGTTACAACGTATGGAAGACAATGAATGCGGAGGATGAGGATGTTGACGAACCAGAGGAAAGGTTAACTGAAATAACAGGAGATACAAATATCGCTCAGGCAATCGATCATTATCCGGAGATACTGGAAGTGTTCCTGGAATTTGGGTTCAAACAACTTGCAAGTCCTGCTGCACGGAAGACAGTGGCAAAAATGTTTACAATCAAACAGGCGACAAAAATACATCCTGTCAACATAGATACCCTGCTAAAAGCTTTAAATGAAAGAATTAATAAATGA
- a CDS encoding cbb3-type cytochrome c oxidase subunit I, which translates to MEINRNTIIKDLVKKYPQTMAVFRKYNLVVAGGVRGPNEPLAFFAKAHEVVYDEIVEELKAAIEKGVDEDTEKVALVEDKVYAKFFKTAILMALTIGVAVGAIMLTYMGSKHNFHSAVHSLVQTHGHAQLFGWVGLCIIGFAYYIVPRVKNVELKYRELTTVCFGLMVSGTVLRILVQPYANKFISFLLPISGLLEFLAVAIFAFIIFSTVLASKEKREAYDKFIMAGVLWFCSVV; encoded by the coding sequence ATGGAAATTAATAGAAATACAATAATCAAAGATCTGGTCAAGAAATATCCACAAACTATGGCGGTCTTCAGAAAATACAATCTTGTCGTTGCAGGAGGTGTAAGAGGACCAAATGAACCACTGGCATTTTTTGCGAAAGCACATGAAGTCGTTTACGACGAAATTGTTGAGGAATTAAAAGCTGCCATAGAAAAAGGTGTAGACGAAGACACTGAAAAGGTAGCGTTAGTAGAAGACAAAGTTTACGCGAAATTCTTCAAAACAGCTATTTTAATGGCGTTGACCATAGGGGTGGCAGTTGGCGCAATTATGTTAACCTATATGGGTTCAAAGCATAACTTTCATTCTGCAGTTCATTCTCTGGTACAGACGCATGGCCATGCTCAATTGTTTGGATGGGTGGGCCTTTGTATAATAGGTTTTGCGTATTACATTGTCCCCCGAGTTAAAAACGTTGAGCTCAAATACCGTGAACTGACAACCGTATGCTTTGGGCTAATGGTCTCAGGGACTGTTTTAAGAATACTGGTTCAGCCGTACGCCAATAAATTTATCAGTTTCCTTCTGCCAATATCAGGCCTGCTGGAGTTCCTGGCAGTTGCAATATTTGCATTCATTATTTTCAGTACTGTCCTGGCCAGTAAAGAAAAGAGGGAGGCATACGATAAATTTATCATGGCAGGAGTATTATGGTTCTGCTCTGTAGTGTAA
- a CDS encoding mannose-1-phosphate guanylyltransferase, protein MLYAIIMAGGSGTRFWPWSRKKTPKQLLKITGQETMIAQTVDRIIGEIPSENIYVVTTSTLAESIKEELPEIPAKNIISEPFGRNTAACIGLAATIISKRDSNAIMAVMTADHIIEPPDLFVKLLKCAEGLASAEDALITFGIKPTGPSVNYGYIQRGEDVMNLQDFSIYDVKCFTEKPDRITAEKFLKSGKYYWNSGIFVWSVNTILENINVLMPDLSQGLERIGASIDKPDESSVICHEYEKFENLSIDYGIMEKASNVKIIEADFRWDDVGSWLAIERLNKSDQNNNTVLGKYCGYNARGNIVIGDDKHLITTINVSDMIIVNTKDVTMVCNKNSAEDIKKLTELLKEKGYSNNL, encoded by the coding sequence ATGTTATACGCAATAATCATGGCAGGGGGGTCAGGTACCAGATTTTGGCCATGGAGCAGAAAAAAAACACCGAAACAACTCTTGAAGATTACAGGGCAAGAGACGATGATTGCACAAACCGTTGATCGTATTATTGGCGAGATTCCTTCAGAAAATATTTATGTCGTAACGACCTCAACCCTGGCCGAGAGTATAAAAGAGGAGTTGCCAGAAATACCGGCAAAAAATATTATTTCAGAACCTTTTGGTAGGAATACGGCTGCATGTATTGGCCTTGCGGCAACTATAATTTCTAAGAGAGATTCCAACGCTATTATGGCCGTAATGACAGCAGACCATATAATTGAGCCTCCTGATTTATTTGTAAAATTATTAAAATGCGCGGAAGGGCTTGCATCAGCAGAAGACGCGCTTATTACATTTGGGATTAAACCGACAGGACCATCAGTAAATTACGGATATATTCAAAGAGGTGAAGACGTAATGAACCTGCAGGATTTTTCGATTTACGATGTAAAATGTTTTACGGAAAAACCGGACCGTATTACAGCAGAAAAATTTTTGAAAAGCGGTAAATATTACTGGAACAGCGGCATATTCGTCTGGTCGGTAAATACAATATTAGAGAATATAAATGTCCTTATGCCTGACCTGTCTCAGGGCCTTGAAAGAATCGGAGCATCTATAGATAAACCTGATGAGTCAAGTGTTATCTGTCATGAATATGAGAAGTTTGAAAATCTTTCTATTGATTATGGCATAATGGAAAAGGCATCAAATGTAAAGATAATTGAAGCCGATTTCAGATGGGACGATGTTGGTTCATGGCTGGCCATAGAAAGATTGAACAAATCAGATCAAAATAATAATACGGTATTAGGCAAATATTGTGGTTATAACGCACGGGGAAATATAGTTATCGGAGATGATAAACATCTAATAACAACAATAAATGTTTCTGATATGATTATAGTAAATACTAAGGATGTTACAATGGTTTGTAACAAAAACAGTGCTGAAGATATAAAAAAACTGACAGAACTCTTAAAAGAAAAAGGTTATAGCAATAATCTGTAA
- a CDS encoding 16S rRNA (uracil(1498)-N(3))-methyltransferase, protein MNRFYVPFQAGLNDIWIDSSESHHIIHVKRLKIGDNIVVFNGMGDEFDAEIEEIKDRRVRIKINHQKIISKENSIGIDIAFAVPKGKRSNFLIQKCTELGVRKLIPTNYARSVVKLKDDCSVKIEKWQKIAIEASKQCGRNTITAIGEVVDFEYFLNAPGSYDLSIFACSQYDSNKLNNTLQEHSKPNNIISFIGPEGGFTSNEIEMAKQKGCKFVSLGQRILRVETAAIAIAAILSYHYLS, encoded by the coding sequence ATGAACCGTTTTTATGTTCCGTTTCAAGCCGGTTTGAATGATATATGGATTGACAGTTCAGAAAGCCATCATATTATACATGTTAAAAGACTGAAAATCGGTGATAATATTGTCGTGTTTAATGGTATGGGAGATGAATTTGATGCGGAAATTGAAGAGATCAAAGATCGCAGAGTGAGAATAAAGATCAATCACCAGAAAATTATCAGCAAAGAAAACAGTATCGGAATAGACATAGCATTTGCTGTCCCAAAGGGAAAACGATCTAACTTCCTTATCCAGAAATGTACTGAGTTGGGAGTACGTAAACTGATACCAACAAATTATGCGCGAAGTGTAGTAAAGCTTAAGGACGACTGTTCCGTGAAGATTGAGAAGTGGCAGAAAATTGCGATCGAGGCCTCAAAGCAGTGTGGTCGTAACACGATTACGGCGATTGGAGAAGTTGTTGATTTTGAATATTTCCTCAATGCTCCAGGCAGTTACGACCTTTCCATCTTCGCCTGTAGCCAATATGATTCAAATAAGCTGAACAACACATTGCAAGAGCATTCAAAACCAAATAATATAATAAGTTTTATAGGTCCCGAAGGAGGATTTACATCAAATGAAATAGAAATGGCAAAGCAAAAAGGTTGCAAGTTTGTCAGCTTGGGACAACGCATTCTTCGGGTTGAAACGGCTGCTATTGCGATTGCAGCAATCCTTTCCTATCACTATTTATCATAA